Proteins found in one Gordonia sp. PDNC005 genomic segment:
- the mraZ gene encoding division/cell wall cluster transcriptional repressor MraZ: MARFLGTYTPKLDDKGRLTLPAKFRDALAGGVMVTRSQDRSLSVYRAEEFDAIAEKAVTASRNDPEARAFLRYFFAGADEQRLDGQGRVSLSGEHREYAELTKECVVIGSYDHLEIWDAQKWREYQAEHEEAFSNAGSTALDSIL, encoded by the coding sequence ATGGCTCGCTTTCTCGGTACCTACACACCCAAGCTCGACGACAAGGGGCGGTTGACCTTGCCGGCCAAATTTCGGGACGCGTTGGCAGGAGGGGTCATGGTGACAAGAAGCCAGGACCGCAGCCTGTCGGTGTACCGCGCAGAGGAGTTCGACGCCATCGCCGAGAAGGCGGTGACCGCGTCGCGCAACGATCCTGAGGCCCGCGCATTCCTGCGGTACTTCTTCGCAGGTGCGGACGAGCAACGACTGGACGGGCAGGGGCGGGTGAGCCTCTCCGGAGAGCATCGCGAGTACGCGGAGCTCACCAAGGAATGCGTGGTGATCGGCTCGTACGACCACCTCGAGATCTGGGACGCGCAGAAGTGGCGCGAGTACCAGGCAGAGCACGAAGAGGCGTTCTCGAACGCCGGGTCGACCGCACTGGACTCGATC